From the Cyanobium sp. M30B3 genome, the window ATCAGCTCCTCAGCATCAGAGCTGACTGAACCCATCCTCGGGCTGCCCCGTGGTGCGCGTGTCGAGGTCACCAGCAACCTTGGTACGCTTGGCAGACTGACCATTGATTCTCCGACTCTCACCGGCGGCAGTCCTGCTACCCAGTCTCTTGTTGCTTTTAATGGAGGCTCTTTCTCCGACTCTGATTCCCTTGCACTCGATGGGAATGGCAGCCTGAGTACGACCGTCCATGTCAAGTTCACTTCAGATCGATTTGCTACTGGAACGTACCAAGCCGAAGCCGTGGCAACCTGCTCCACCTAACTTGATGACGTCTGTCAAGTTGAGTCAGAGCATCGATGGCAGCACTCCAGCGGTTCTGTAAGGCTCTGATCGCGATCGGTCTTGTGGCTTGCCCTGTGCAAGCCCAAGGCTTTCACTCTCGCCGATGTCACTTGAGCAGAAACGTGGGATTCTCCAAGTTGTTAACCGATCGAATCGGTCGATCCAGATTGAAGTCAAAGCATTCCCCGTCCGCGAGGTGGACGGAGCACCGACGGCATCCTTGACACCTTTTGCCAAAGACGAGCAAGAACGACTCATCCGATTCAGGCCCCACGGGGCGAGAGTACGCAGCAACGCATCGCATAATATTTCCTATCAAATCCTCGACCCCAACACACCATTCTACCTATGTGCTCTCACCCAAACAGATACCTTGCTGCTGCGTATTTGCTCTGCGTGGCGAGCATCATCTCCCTAGCGTCCGCCGAGAAGGCAAGCGCTCAGATCTTCCTGAATCCAGCCCAGCAGCAGATGACTCGGTCGAGGGTCTCGATTGACATGGGGAACGGCCTGCGCTGCACCTCCGACGGCGGCTCAGTGCCCACGCTCTCCTTGTCAGTGGGTGCCTACCCGGACCAATGGGGCTCCAATTCGATCATCGTTGAACGCTCGGTGGCCAATCAGAGCTCATTGCTTGGACTCGTCAGCCTGCACGTTCCCCTCGGAGGCACAAGTCAGTCGTTTGATTGCAATGCTCTGTTGAAAGACGCCCAGCTGCGTGCACGACTCGATAATCTCAGAGAATTGCTCGATGAGAATCTCATCAGCGAGTCTCAGTACAGGGATATTGTTTTACGGCTCTACAATCCCATCCTGGAAGAGAAAAACCTCCTGAAGGAGGCAGCCACCACCGAACGCCCTGGAAGCGTTCGTCTTTCCGATGCCAGGGCGGAGCAACAACAACCGATCACGGCGGGCCCATCGAGCCCTCTCCCATCGAGCGATCACGCGAGCAGCGAAAGGCCAATCGAAAGACCAATCGAAAGACCAATGCCTGCTCAGCCACTGGCGGTGAATCCCGTTGCTGCCGGTTGGCCAGCGTTCCCACCGCCTCAACTGCCACCACTGCCGGACAATGTTCAGGAGCAGCAGGACAGCGACCCCAGGCCTGCCTGGACGCGCTCAATCCTGACTGCCTGGGAATAAACCGGAACAGGCCCACCCACAGGCGCTTGGTTGACGACCGTTGCAGACAGCGGCGTCAGGTGTAGAGCTGATGTCTGAGGTCTTGCCACCGGGCCTGGCATGTGAATCTCAGGGCGGTTGCCCGTTCAGCATCGGCCTCCATTGCTGCATCGGCAGCCCCAGCCACACCCACATCAGCTGCAACCCGGCTGCCTGGCCAACGGCGCGAAGACTCAAGGGCGCCCAGCCAGGGCAGGCCCTCCCGGCGGCGCTGCTCGGGCTGCCAGGGGCCGCCCCACTGCACCAGTCCAAGACAGGGCACCTGCCACTGACGCAGCAGGGCGGTCAGGGCAGCCGGCAGGCCCGTCTCCAGCTGTTCCGCCGCCAGCAGCAGCAGCACCGGCTGGCGCCAGGCCCCCAGGGCGGCGGCCCAGTGGCGGCCGTCGGCCAGGGCCAGGCCTGGGTCGCGGGGCAAAGGCGCCAGGCCGCTGGGCCCTTCCGCCAGGGCCGCCAGAGCGGCATCGGGGGCCAGGGGATCGAGGGGGGTCCGCAGAGGCAGCCTGAGGACCTCCGCCAGGACCGGAGCGGCCTGCTGCTGCAGTGCGGCCAGGCAGGCGACTGGACCCGCCGACAGCAGAACCAGGGCAGGCGGAGCGCTGTGGTCGCCACCAGCGCCGGCGGCTGTTGAAAACGTCATGGTTGTTCGCACTCCCGGGGCCGGCACGCTTCTACCATCGGGGTTCGCCGACGCGCCCGCGCCCGCCGTGACCAGTTTCCTCACCGCCGACCGGCTGGCTCAGGCTGGCGACGCTGCGGAGCACGCGGCGGGAAGCAGCCACGACACGCGCCGCCTGCGGCTGTTCAGCGGCACCTCCAACCAGGAACTGGCCCGGGAGATCGGCGCCTACCTGGGGGTTCCCGATGGCCCGCGGGTGATCAAGCGCTTCGCCGACGGCGAGACCTACATCCAGATCCAGGAATCAATCCGCGGCTGCGACGTGTTCCTGATCCAGCCCACCTGCGCTCCGGTGAACGACCACCTGATGGAGCTGCTGATCATGGTGGACGCCTGCAAGCGGGCCTCGGCCCGCCAGGTGACGGCCGTGATCCCCTACTACGGCTACGCCCGCGCCGACCGCAAGACCGCCGGTCGCGAGTCGATCACCGCCAAGCTGGTGGCCAACCTGCTCACCAAGAGCGGCGTGGACCGGGTGCTGGCCATGGACCTGCACTCCTCCCAGATCCAGGGCTACTTCGACATCCCCTGCGATCACATCTACGGATCCCCCGTGCTGGTGGACTACCTCAGCACCCGCAATCTGGGCGAGGTGGTGGTGGTGTCGCCTGACGTGGGCGGCGTGGCCCGGGCCCGGGCCTTCGCCAAACAGATGAACGATGCGCCGCTGGCGATCATCGACAAGCGCCGCGCCGGCCACAACGTGGCCGAAAGCCTCACCGTGATCGGCGATGTGGCCGGCAAGACAGCCGTGTTGATCGATGACATGATCGACACCGGTGGCACCATCTGCCAGGGGGCCAAACTGCTGCGCCGCAAGGGGGCCGCGCGGGTGCTCTGCTGCGCCACCCATGCGGTGTTCTCGCCGCCGGCGGCTGAACGGCTCTCCGAGCCGGGCCTGTTCGAGGAGGTGGTGGTGACCAACTCGATCCCCCTCAGCGCGGAGCGCAATTTCCCCCAGCTGCGCGTGCTCTCCGTGGCCAACATGCTGGGCGAAGCGATCTGGCGGATCCACGAGGAGAGCTCGGTGAGCTCGATGTTCCGCTGACCAGCCCAGACCCCCTGCCCGTGACGCCAAGCCAGCCCAGGGTTCAGCGCATCCCCCTGCGCCGCTTCTCCCGAATCAAGGCCCTGTTGCCTGCCAGCGTCAGCGCTCTGCTGGCGGCGCTGCTGGTTTCGGGCCTGCCGCCGGCCGCGGGGGCCCAGCCGGCGCGGCGCATCGGCGTGTGGCTCACCAACAGCCCCAGCCCCCTCTACTACGACGGCGCCCGCATCGACCGGGCCGTGGCCGAACTGGCCGGGGCTGGCTTCACCACCCTCTATCCCAACGTGTGGAGCCGGGGCACCACCTTCCACCGCAGCCGCTGGGCACCGATGGAACCGGCCCTGGAGAAGGCCAACCCCAACCTCGATCCGATCTGCCGGATGACCAGGGCCGCCCAGCGCCGCGGCCTCGAGGTGATCCCCTGGTTCGAGTACGGCCTGATGGAGCCGGCCAGTGCCGCGGTGGTGCGCAACCAGCCGGAGTGGGTGCTGGCCAAGCGCGACGGCAGCACCGGCGTGGCCATGCACGGCACCACGATGGTGTGGCTCAACCCGGCCCACCCCGGCGTGCGCGAGCGCTTCATCGGCCTGATCACCGAGGTGGTGCAGCGCTGCGGCGTGAATGGCATCCAGCTCGACGACCACTTCGCCTGGCCGGTGGAACTGGGCT encodes:
- a CDS encoding ribose-phosphate pyrophosphokinase, which gives rise to MAQAGDAAEHAAGSSHDTRRLRLFSGTSNQELAREIGAYLGVPDGPRVIKRFADGETYIQIQESIRGCDVFLIQPTCAPVNDHLMELLIMVDACKRASARQVTAVIPYYGYARADRKTAGRESITAKLVANLLTKSGVDRVLAMDLHSSQIQGYFDIPCDHIYGSPVLVDYLSTRNLGEVVVVSPDVGGVARARAFAKQMNDAPLAIIDKRRAGHNVAESLTVIGDVAGKTAVLIDDMIDTGGTICQGAKLLRRKGAARVLCCATHAVFSPPAAERLSEPGLFEEVVVTNSIPLSAERNFPQLRVLSVANMLGEAIWRIHEESSVSSMFR
- a CDS encoding family 10 glycosylhydrolase; amino-acid sequence: MADPRGELGELDVPLTSPDPLPVTPSQPRVQRIPLRRFSRIKALLPASVSALLAALLVSGLPPAAGAQPARRIGVWLTNSPSPLYYDGARIDRAVAELAGAGFTTLYPNVWSRGTTFHRSRWAPMEPALEKANPNLDPICRMTRAAQRRGLEVIPWFEYGLMEPASAAVVRNQPEWVLAKRDGSTGVAMHGTTMVWLNPAHPGVRERFIGLITEVVQRCGVNGIQLDDHFAWPVELGYDPYTRALYRQATGREPPADHNDRFWMRWRRQQLTDLLRELRASLRQLDQQAAATATRQGKPRPPATVVSLSPGPFRFAYNTWLQDWELWAVGGLVDDLIVQNYAFSVKGFEKDLNQPALVKASGWGMPVEIGILAGFGGRTPDMATLGEKVRLATARGHGVIYFYWEGLWGVHAGKEGAARRLAAFRQLHQSIHGQGIHGQAIAPPPPPALGQGRRR